From Bombyx mori chromosome 26, ASM3026992v2, one genomic window encodes:
- the LOC101742205 gene encoding uncharacterized protein LOC101742205 yields the protein MKPIKLDTMVKVIAVTTLVLLSTGRTDAESAYKTGLRLVEKLSGGYFNDVYRNGTFRTGHQLWDNVLNQCTAEPSVSCLQKNFFWYLDDRFRMNNDLKVSDSVCFKRNNVDLDRVSADDGVNGARSADDSEVEEDEPDSPFEEVTNGLYDKGVNFFMTHDMTLTLPEYFFQGATLKIAPRALTKSGALIHVDLEPRENKNGEGRIFLQKIKKAIKKKLLTALIAIVLVVKLIALKLVFVLPLILGVTTAKKMFLKLLLFLFPALSHIFKLCSWYHQNYHTTKYHHHHHLITHHHKVPHAPVYGHQTHGSVLVKNHGQNSAPGFEHYPQDWELSGPGLGSEYLGSDIHRNAIASFKPHVNDANDINAWGLGLPPGQSMNVGEYSSSNLMPKVVAPNIPQKVPLANIGNVARPVGPPNINPYNRNKKTTTKDPFQAEKEALIRAAALAARAPPSPVRDELLRVSAVKLKETNRVQTETDLVKQQQQILAANDPDTIAAEKFYGFLLDRVDAVLATIGASETGCKERAVCTLYGDPFKHAPFSNLVSNELSKDSNELLPAADSKQALRYYRYVQAARDGQEQKDCNTEYPHCDIDYNIE from the exons ATGAAGCCGATAAAATTAGACACAATGGTGAAAGTAATTGCGGTGACGACGCTCGTGTTGCTGTCCACGGGCCGGACGGACGCCGAGTCCGCCTACAAAACGGGACTGAGATTGGTCGAGAAGCTTTCCGGGGGATATTTTAATGACGTTTATCGAAACGGGACGTTTAGGACCGGTCACCAATTGTGGGACAACGTACTGAACCAATGCACAGCGGAGCCTAGCGTGAGCTGcttgcaaaaaaactttttttggtaCTTAGACGATCGCTTCCGGATGAACAATGATTTGAAAGTGAGTGACAGTGTGTGCTTTAAGCGGAACAATGTGGACCTGGACAGGGTGAGTGCGGATGACGGGGTTAATGGTGCAAGGAGTGCGGACGATAGTGAAGTTGAGGAGGATGAACCAG ATTCTCCATTCGAAGAAGTCACAAATGGCTTATACGATAAAGGAGTCAACTTTTTCATGACTCACGACATGACCTTGACCTTACCGGAGTACTTCTTCCAAGGGGCTACATTAAAGATAGCCCCCAGAGCTTTGACCAAGTCCGGGGCTCTAATCCACGTGGATTTAGAGCCGAGAGAAAACAAGAATGGCGAGGGAAGGATATTCTTGCAGAAGATCA aaaAAGCAATTAAGAAGAAACTACTGACAGCCCTGATAGCCATAGTGCTAGTGGTCAAGCTGATAGCATTGAAATTAGTGTTTGTCCTACCTCTGATACTGGGAGTGACCACAGCCAAAAAGATGTTCCTGAAGCTTCTGCTATTCCTGTTTCCTGCCCTAAGTCACATCTTCAAATTGTGCTCGTGGTACCACCAAAACTACCACACTACGAAATATCATCACCACCATCATTTAATCACACATCATCACAAG GTACCACACGCTCCAGTTTATGGCCATCAAACCCACGGGTCAGTGCTGGTGAAGAATCATGGGCAGAATAGCGCGCCTGGCTTCGAGCACTACCCACAGGACTGGGAACTGTCTGGACCAGGGCTCGGCAGCGA GTATCTCGGATCAGATATACACCGCAATGCTATAGCCAGTTTTAAGCCTCACGTGAACGACGCTAATGATATCAACGCGTGGGGCCTCGGACTACCTCCAG GTCAATCAATGAATGTTGGTGAATACAGCAGCAGCAACCTGATGCCGAAAGTGGTGGCTCCAAATATACCTCAGAAAGTGCCACTCGCTAATATTGGAAATGTCGCTAG ACCGGTGGGACCGCCAAACATAAACCCGTACAATCGAAATAAGAAAACCACAACGAAAGATCCGTTCCAAGCGGAAAAGGAAGCATTG ATACGAGCAGCCGCCCTCGCCGCTAGAGCTCCACCGTCGCCAGTCAGAGACGAGCTACTCAGAGTCTCGGCGGTGAAGCTGAAAGAGACCAACAGAGTGCAGACTGAAACTGACTTGGTGAAGCAACAACAGCAGATCTTGGCTGCAAATGATCCG GACACCATAGCAGCAGAGAAGTTCTACGGCTTCCTTTTGGACCGAGTGGATGCCGTCCTCGCCACGATAGGAGCAAGCGAAACTGGGTGTAAGGAAAGAGCTGTTTGCACTCTCTACGGGGACCCGTTCAAGCACGCCCCGTTCAGTAACTTGGTGTCGAATGAACTCAGCAA GGACTCCAACGAGCTCCTTCCCGCGGCAGACAGCAAGCAGGCCCTGCGCTACTACCGCTACGTGCAGGCAGCTAGAGACGGGCAGGAACAGAAGGACTGCAATACGGAGTATCCTCACTGCGATATAGATTACAATATCGAATAA
- the LOC101744792 gene encoding uncharacterized protein LOC101744792: MHYGFWAVAVLLLSENASGHRVKRTNAENFNALINLYKINPLKKSKIFRTYADQILLSNKQDTTQSSVLNIDSNESTRMKQAKTDLHMKEIDEYIHVTNCTKTAIANPDFDVQDVGAEKFNLSFDGNQIFEVKNEVKAKENSLGNILGHLNSGEIIANPVAAFDVVTQTNDLGGLRNEKDSFKYEDINAKDDLGNEVHSYPNSEVIVFR; the protein is encoded by the exons ATGCATTACGGTTTCTGGGCAGTCGCCGTGCTTCTG CTGAGCGAAAATGCATCCGGCCACAGAGTCAAGCGAACCAACGCAGAAAATTTCAACGCACTTATAAACTTGTACAAGATAAATCCGTTAAAGAAATCTAAAATATTCCGTACCTACGCCGATcaaattctattgtcaaacaaaCAAGACACAACACAAAGTAGTGTCTTGAATATTGATTCGAATGAAAGCACAAGAATGAAACAAGCGAAAACCGATTTGCATATGAAAGAAATCGACGAATACATCCACGTGACGAACTGCACTAAGACGGCAATTGCGAATCCTGATTTCGATGTACAAGATGTCGGAGcagaaaaattcaatttaagctTTGATGGAAATCAAATATTTGAAGTTAAGAACGAAGTGAAAGCTAAAGAAAATAGTTTAGGTAACATATTAGGGCATTTAAATAGCGGTGAAATAATCGCAAATCCTGTTGCAGCATTCGATGTCGTCACTCAAACTAATGATTTGGGTGGTCTTAGAAATGAGAAAGATTCATTTAAGTACGAAGATATAAATGCTAAAGATGACCTAGGTAACGAAGTGCACAGTTATCCTAATAGTGAAGTAATAGTATTCAGGTAA
- the Osi18 gene encoding osiris 18 precursor codes for MARIIVLLSIVAFASATYPASKLVKNIYNECLSQYSVECVKPRTLQWMSSVANDDEIKITEDLSIVKTGTVEDDESADPRLAKDPAYEMFDKVDKFLQSHTLRVKVPEEITKSAASEYVPRSLLTDLPSELDMPLDGEDEAEVVEGRKKKIKLPKPLRIKSKHGFIKKVILPFLLGLKFKASVLVPLALALIALKTWKALTLGLISLVLSGAMVIFKFTKPKVVNYEVIHYPQHHVEHHVDHHAPAWDAHGPYQARSYEDAHEIAYSAQI; via the exons ATGGCCAGAATAATAGTGTTGTTATCGATCGTTGCCTTCGCAAGTGCCACGTATCCGGCATCGAAACTAGTCAAGAACATTTATAACGAATGCCTTAGCCAGTATTCGGTGGAATGCGTGAAGCCGAGGACCCTGCAGTGGATGTCATCGGTTGCCAACGACGACGAAATTAAGATCACTGAAGATCTTTCTATCGTGAAGACCGGAACAGTTGAGGATGATGAATCTGCCGACCCTAGACTGGCCAAGGATCCGGCCTACGAAATGTTCGACAAAGTGGACAAGTTTCTCCAGAGTCATACTCTTAGGGTGAAAGTTCCAGAGGAGATAACGAAAAGTGCTGCTTCAGAGTACGTGCCAAGGTCTCTCTTGACTGACTTGCCTTCTGAGCTGGACATGCCCTTAGATGGAGAAGATGAGGCTGAAGTCGTTGAGGGCAGGAAGAAGAAGATCAAGCTCCCTAAACCATTGAGGATCAAGAGCA AACACGGTTTCATCAAGAAGGTTATCCTGCCTTTCCTGCTGGGTCTCAAATTTAAAGCTTCTGTTCTCGTTCCCTTGGCGCTAGCCCTCATCGCTCTGAAGACCTGGAAGGCTCTTACTCTTGGTCTCATTTCCCTTGTTTTATCTG gtgCCATGGTCATCTTCAAATTCACGAAGCCCAAGGTCGTGAACTACGAAGTAATCCACTATCCTCAACACCATGTGGAGCACCACGTAGACCACCACGCCCCTGCCTGGGACGCACACGGCCCCTACCAAGCGAGATCCTACGAAGACGCTCACGAAATCGCATACTCCGCACaaatataa